A window of Rhododendron vialii isolate Sample 1 chromosome 11a, ASM3025357v1 contains these coding sequences:
- the LOC131308860 gene encoding NAC domain-containing protein 104-like, whose product MGDKNFNLPPGFRFYPTDEELVVHFLQRKAALLPCHPDVIPDLDLCPCDPWELDGKATAEGSRWYFFSRKTQNRVTGNGYWKPLGVEEPIFTSGSKEVGTKQYYVFYIGEESTGVKTNWIMQEYRLSDSGSSSSTSRPSRRRGNPKVDYSKWVLCRVYESDSEEDDDNGQELSCLDEVFLSLDDLDEVSFPN is encoded by the exons ATGGGGGACAAGAATTTCAATCTCCCGCCGGGGTTCCGGTTTTACCCGACCGACGAAGAGCTGGTGGTCCATTTCCTCCAGCGCAAGGCTGCTCTCCTACCTTGTCATCCGGATGTCATCCCTGATCTCGACCTCTGCCCTTGTGATCCTTGGGAGTTAGACG gcAAAGCTACGGCAGAGGGGAGCAGATGGTACTTCTTTAGCCGGAAGACGCAGAACCGCGTTACAGGAAACGGGTATTGGAAGCCATTAGGTGTTGAGGAGCCAATCTTTACTAGTGGTAGCAAGGAAGTTGGTACGAAACAATATTATGTGTTCTATATTGGTGAAGAATCAACCGGAGTCAAAACGAATTGGATAATGCAAGAGTATAGGCTTTCTGATTCGGGTTCGAGTAGCAGCACTAGTAGACCATCGAGAAGGCGAGGAAATCCCAAAGTG GATTATAGCAAGTGGGTACTCTGTCGAGTGTATGAGAGCGATAGCGAAGAGGACGATGACAATGGACAGGAGCTTTCGTGCTTGGATGAAGTTTTCTTGTCGTTGGACGATCTCGACGAAGTTAGCTTTCCAAATTAG